In one window of Tumebacillus algifaecis DNA:
- a CDS encoding M3 family oligoendopeptidase → MKNLSQTWNLETFFAGGSESPELVAYLDQLEGNIEGLAGQIATLSESNNVDAWGSVLAVMQQANSDLRYVMSFSGCLLAQDVKDQQAKIVQGRIAKLSASLGAAMTVLDKQILTVDEQAWQALLQDERVQPISFWLIERRQNAFSKMAPDLEALGGDLAVDGYHAWGNLYNTLIGRMSIKVEKDGEVKELSIGQAQNMYSGTPDREVRKAVFAAWEEAFAQSEELFAANLNHLGGFRWALYKSRGWDSILKEPCDINRMSRATLDVMWDVIDKNKDTFVQFLDRKAELIGVDKLSYYDLYASTSTAKTSYTYDEGANFIVEQFAEFSPDFAAFAKRAFEQSWIEAEDRPGKRPGGFCAGFPGKNETRIFMTYDDSMGAVSTLAHELGHAYHAHVMGDMPFFTRMYAMNVAETASTFAETLVTSAAVRSAKSDDEKIALLEEKVSGSIAMYMDIHSRFIFENNFYDERKKGLVSAERLNELMVEAQKKAYRDSLELYHPRFWASKLHFYSTSVPFYNFPYTFGYLFSTGVYALALQEGPSFADKYVALLRDTASMTVEELAQKHLGVDLTQPEFWQNAVDITVQDAKEFLRLTAGKVATK, encoded by the coding sequence ATGAAAAATTTGAGTCAAACGTGGAATCTGGAAACGTTCTTTGCTGGCGGTTCAGAGTCTCCGGAGCTTGTTGCCTACCTCGATCAATTGGAAGGGAACATCGAGGGGCTTGCGGGTCAGATTGCCACGCTCAGTGAATCGAATAACGTGGATGCATGGGGCTCTGTGCTGGCCGTTATGCAACAGGCTAACTCCGACCTGCGCTATGTGATGAGTTTCTCCGGCTGCCTGTTGGCACAGGATGTCAAAGACCAGCAGGCGAAGATCGTTCAGGGCCGCATCGCTAAACTGTCGGCGTCGCTGGGCGCTGCGATGACCGTGCTTGATAAGCAGATTCTCACCGTCGATGAGCAAGCATGGCAGGCGCTGTTGCAAGACGAGCGCGTGCAACCGATCTCGTTTTGGTTGATCGAGCGCCGTCAGAACGCATTCAGCAAAATGGCACCGGATCTGGAAGCGCTGGGTGGCGATCTCGCAGTCGATGGCTATCATGCATGGGGCAACCTGTACAACACGCTGATCGGCCGCATGTCGATCAAGGTGGAGAAAGACGGCGAAGTCAAGGAGCTGTCGATCGGCCAGGCACAAAACATGTACTCCGGCACTCCGGATCGCGAAGTGCGCAAAGCGGTGTTTGCGGCGTGGGAAGAAGCGTTTGCACAGAGCGAGGAGCTGTTTGCAGCCAACCTCAACCATCTCGGAGGCTTCCGCTGGGCGCTGTACAAATCGCGCGGCTGGGATTCGATCCTCAAAGAGCCGTGTGACATCAACCGCATGTCCCGCGCCACCCTCGATGTGATGTGGGATGTGATCGACAAGAACAAAGATACGTTTGTGCAATTCCTCGACCGCAAAGCGGAGCTGATCGGCGTTGACAAGTTGAGCTACTATGACCTGTATGCATCGACATCGACGGCGAAGACTTCTTATACCTATGATGAAGGGGCGAACTTCATCGTCGAGCAGTTTGCAGAGTTCTCTCCCGATTTTGCAGCGTTCGCCAAGCGTGCATTTGAGCAGAGCTGGATCGAGGCGGAAGATCGCCCAGGCAAACGTCCAGGTGGGTTCTGCGCCGGGTTCCCAGGCAAGAACGAGACTCGCATTTTCATGACGTATGACGACTCGATGGGTGCGGTGTCCACGTTGGCACATGAACTTGGGCACGCGTACCACGCGCACGTGATGGGCGACATGCCGTTCTTCACTCGCATGTACGCGATGAACGTGGCGGAAACCGCTTCGACGTTTGCCGAAACGCTGGTCACTTCGGCTGCAGTTCGTAGCGCGAAATCGGACGATGAGAAGATTGCCCTGCTGGAAGAGAAAGTGTCCGGTTCGATCGCGATGTACATGGACATCCATTCCCGGTTCATCTTTGAAAACAATTTCTACGATGAGCGCAAAAAGGGTCTAGTCAGTGCAGAGCGCTTGAACGAACTGATGGTGGAAGCACAGAAGAAGGCGTACCGCGATTCTTTGGAATTGTACCATCCGCGCTTCTGGGCGTCGAAGTTGCACTTCTACTCCACCTCGGTTCCGTTCTACAACTTCCCATACACCTTCGGCTACCTGTTCTCGACCGGCGTGTACGCGCTGGCGTTGCAGGAAGGTCCGTCGTTTGCCGACAAGTATGTGGCACTGCTTCGCGATACGGCGAGCATGACGGTCGAGGAACTGGCGCAAAAGCATCTCGGCGTCGATCTGACTCAGCCGGAGTTCTGGCAAAATGCGGTCGATATCACCGTGCAAGACGCGAAAGAATTCCTGCGTTTGACCGCAGGCAAAGTGGCTACGAAGTAA
- the metH gene encoding methionine synthase, producing MSQSRVPIQTQLTRKILILDGAMGTMLQQENLTPDDFGGEDLDGCNENLVLTRPDVIQKIHEAYLEAGADIIETNTFGATSLVLAEYDLQDKTELINSEAVRLARAAVDKFSTPEWPRYVAGAIGPTTKALSVTGGITFDELVETYAVQARALVQAGADVLLLETIQDTLNVKAASIGLGLAFQELQQELPVMISGTIEPMGTTLAGQNIESFYISLEHVKPISIGLNCATGPEFMRDHLRSLSDLAQCAVSCYPNAGLPDENGHYHESPIGLAKKLRGFAEQGWLNVAGGCCGTTPDHIRAIHEALQDLPPRVSNPHHAPAVSGIEALFIEPDNRPLIVGERTNVLGSRKFRNLIVEGKYEEASEVARAQVKKGAHVIDVCLQDPDRDEHQDMSAFLNFVTKKVKTPLMIDSTDPTVFDLALKYSQGKAILNSINLEDGEAKFAEVVPLIKKYGAAVVVGTIDEQGMAVTRERKLEVAKRSYDLLVGKYGLNPQDLIFDPLVFPCGTGDEQYIGSAKETIEGIRLIKAALPECQTILGVSNVSFGLPAAGREVLNAVFLYHCTKAGLDYAIVNSEKLERYASIPEEERTLSEDLLFHITDEKLAQFTAFYREKKVTQTVAVSNMTLEERLGNYVVEGSKEGLIADLEEALQNYPPLEIINGPLMAGMEEVGRLFNQNELIVAEVLQSAEVMKAAVAFLEPYMEKQDGSHKGKILLATVKGDVHDIGKNLVEIILSNNGFHVVNLGIKVPPDQLIQAARLEQPDAIGLSGLLVKSAQQMVITAQDLRAAGIDVPLLVGGAALTRKFTSNRIAPEYKGLVLFAKDAMDGLDIANRLCKPEERERLAQKQREAALSQTLETVEQAAVTAPSESVRSSITHHHPIIPAPDFERHVLRDYPISHLQPYLNLRMLLGKHLGLKGNVEQLLKDGDPKATELHTVVEELLELAKTTGIIRPQGMYRYFPAQSAGDEIRIYDPQDTSKVLESFRFPRQPQAPHLCLSDFLRPVESGEMDQVGFLVVTAGQGIHELSTKWKHEGHYLRSHSLQALALELAEAFAERVHHIMRDAWGIPDPPEMTMNERFGARYQGIRVSFGYPACPSLDDQAQLFRLLKPQDIGVELTEGFMMDPEASVSAMVFSHPQARYFNV from the coding sequence ATGAGCCAGAGCCGAGTACCGATTCAAACCCAACTCACCCGCAAAATCCTCATCCTCGACGGAGCGATGGGTACGATGCTGCAACAGGAAAACCTGACCCCAGACGATTTTGGCGGTGAGGATCTAGACGGTTGTAATGAAAATCTCGTCCTGACCCGCCCCGATGTGATTCAGAAAATTCATGAAGCATATCTGGAAGCAGGCGCCGACATCATTGAAACGAACACATTTGGTGCGACCTCACTCGTCCTCGCCGAATACGACCTTCAAGACAAGACCGAACTGATCAACAGCGAAGCGGTGCGCCTCGCCCGCGCAGCTGTAGATAAGTTCTCAACTCCGGAGTGGCCGCGCTATGTGGCCGGTGCGATCGGACCGACCACCAAGGCGCTGTCTGTCACGGGCGGCATCACGTTTGACGAACTGGTCGAAACGTATGCGGTTCAGGCCCGCGCGCTGGTTCAAGCGGGTGCTGACGTGTTGCTGTTAGAAACCATCCAAGACACGCTGAACGTAAAAGCTGCCAGCATTGGCCTCGGCCTTGCGTTTCAAGAGTTGCAACAAGAGCTTCCGGTGATGATCTCCGGCACGATTGAACCGATGGGCACGACGCTTGCCGGACAGAACATCGAATCGTTCTATATCTCGCTTGAGCATGTAAAACCGATATCCATCGGACTGAACTGCGCCACCGGACCTGAGTTCATGCGCGACCACCTGCGCTCGCTGTCCGACCTGGCCCAGTGCGCCGTCTCCTGCTACCCGAACGCCGGGCTTCCCGACGAAAACGGCCACTACCACGAATCGCCGATTGGGCTTGCCAAAAAGCTGCGCGGCTTCGCAGAACAAGGCTGGCTCAACGTGGCAGGCGGCTGCTGCGGCACGACGCCTGACCATATCCGCGCGATTCACGAAGCGCTACAAGACCTCCCGCCTCGGGTCAGCAATCCGCATCACGCTCCGGCCGTCTCCGGCATCGAAGCGCTGTTCATCGAACCGGACAACCGCCCGCTGATCGTCGGTGAGCGCACCAACGTGCTCGGTTCGCGCAAATTTCGCAACTTGATCGTCGAAGGCAAATATGAGGAAGCTTCTGAAGTCGCTCGCGCCCAAGTCAAAAAGGGTGCGCATGTGATCGACGTCTGCCTGCAAGACCCCGACCGCGATGAGCACCAAGATATGAGCGCGTTCCTTAACTTCGTGACCAAAAAAGTGAAAACGCCGCTGATGATCGACTCGACCGACCCGACCGTTTTTGACCTCGCCCTGAAATACTCGCAAGGCAAAGCGATCTTAAACTCGATCAACCTCGAAGATGGCGAAGCAAAATTTGCGGAAGTTGTGCCGCTGATCAAAAAATACGGCGCCGCCGTGGTGGTGGGCACCATCGATGAGCAGGGCATGGCGGTTACCCGCGAACGCAAATTGGAAGTGGCCAAACGCTCCTACGACCTGCTCGTCGGCAAGTACGGTCTGAACCCGCAAGACCTGATCTTCGACCCGCTCGTCTTCCCGTGCGGCACCGGCGATGAGCAGTACATCGGTTCCGCAAAAGAGACGATCGAAGGCATCCGTCTGATCAAAGCAGCGCTGCCGGAGTGCCAGACGATCCTTGGCGTCTCCAACGTTTCCTTCGGACTTCCGGCCGCAGGGCGCGAAGTGTTGAACGCCGTCTTTCTCTACCACTGCACCAAAGCAGGGCTGGACTATGCGATCGTCAACTCCGAAAAACTGGAGCGCTATGCCTCGATCCCAGAAGAGGAGCGCACGCTGTCCGAAGACCTGCTCTTCCACATCACCGATGAAAAATTGGCGCAGTTCACCGCGTTTTATCGGGAGAAAAAAGTGACGCAGACGGTCGCCGTCTCCAACATGACGCTGGAAGAGCGCCTCGGCAACTACGTGGTAGAGGGCAGCAAGGAAGGATTGATCGCCGACCTCGAAGAAGCGCTTCAAAACTACCCGCCACTGGAAATTATCAACGGACCGCTGATGGCAGGGATGGAAGAGGTCGGGCGGCTGTTCAACCAAAACGAACTGATCGTCGCGGAAGTGCTACAGAGCGCTGAAGTGATGAAAGCGGCCGTCGCCTTCCTCGAACCGTACATGGAAAAACAGGATGGATCACACAAAGGCAAAATCTTGCTCGCCACCGTCAAAGGCGACGTGCATGACATCGGTAAAAACCTCGTGGAAATCATCCTCTCCAACAACGGATTTCATGTGGTCAACCTCGGGATCAAAGTTCCACCAGATCAATTGATCCAAGCGGCTCGCCTCGAACAGCCCGATGCGATCGGCCTCTCCGGTCTGCTCGTCAAATCGGCGCAGCAGATGGTGATCACCGCACAAGATTTGCGTGCAGCAGGCATCGATGTGCCCCTGCTCGTCGGCGGTGCCGCCCTGACCCGCAAGTTTACGTCAAACCGCATCGCGCCGGAATACAAAGGGCTGGTGCTCTTTGCCAAAGATGCGATGGACGGCCTCGACATCGCCAACCGTCTTTGTAAGCCGGAAGAGCGCGAACGACTCGCCCAAAAACAACGCGAAGCTGCGCTCTCACAAACGCTGGAAACGGTAGAGCAAGCGGCTGTCACCGCGCCGAGCGAGTCGGTGCGCTCTTCGATCACCCATCACCACCCGATCATCCCAGCTCCCGACTTTGAGCGTCACGTGTTGCGCGATTATCCGATCTCCCACCTTCAACCGTACCTCAACCTGCGGATGCTGCTCGGCAAGCACCTCGGTTTGAAAGGAAACGTCGAGCAACTGCTCAAAGACGGCGACCCGAAAGCGACCGAACTGCACACCGTCGTGGAAGAACTGCTCGAACTGGCCAAAACGACAGGTATCATCCGTCCACAGGGCATGTACCGCTACTTCCCAGCGCAATCGGCAGGCGATGAAATTCGCATCTACGACCCGCAGGACACCTCCAAGGTGTTGGAGTCGTTCCGTTTTCCGCGCCAGCCGCAAGCGCCACACCTCTGTTTGAGCGATTTCTTGCGCCCCGTAGAAAGTGGCGAAATGGATCAGGTCGGTTTTCTCGTCGTCACCGCCGGACAAGGTATCCATGAGCTGTCTACGAAGTGGAAACATGAGGGCCACTACTTGCGTTCCCACTCTCTGCAAGCGTTGGCGTTGGAGCTAGCGGAAGCGTTCGCAGAACGCGTGCACCACATCATGCGCGATGCGTGGGGCATCCCCGATCCGCCGGAGATGACGATGAACGAGCGCTTCGGTGCCCGCTATCAAGGCATTCGCGTCTCTTTTGGCTATCCGGCGTGCCCAAGTCTCGACGATCAAGCGCAGCTGTTCCGCTTGCTAAAACCGCAAGACATCGGAGTCGAGCTCACCGAAGGGTTCATGATGGACCCGGAAGCGTCCGTCTCGGCGATGGTCTTCTCCCATCCACAAGCCCGGTATTTTAACGTTTAA
- the yunB gene encoding sporulation protein YunB: protein MAMKIRGAKKRVNWRFIFFALLVMFVFSIVQSIYFVEHNLHPTFVKIAEENSRHIATEAINNSIAERISEETNYNKLVDLKTNAGGKVTAGYFNMIEASRIQNDVTKSIQTVLHSLQEKKLYIPAGQAFGSAFLSQFGPDIPVTIKPVGTIKSEIGWETRDQGINQTVHILYLDINVHTSVIIPFSTTPSDVRTKVPIAYVFLVGEVPQMVFNAKGETIGQTTSSQGMPMPSIQLPKLNDDDEEE, encoded by the coding sequence ATGGCGATGAAGATTCGCGGCGCGAAGAAGCGAGTCAACTGGCGCTTTATTTTCTTTGCCCTGCTCGTCATGTTCGTGTTTTCGATCGTGCAGTCGATCTACTTTGTGGAGCACAATCTGCACCCCACTTTTGTTAAAATCGCGGAGGAGAACTCGCGGCATATCGCGACGGAGGCGATCAACAACTCGATTGCGGAGCGGATTTCGGAGGAGACGAACTACAACAAATTGGTCGATTTGAAAACGAATGCTGGCGGCAAGGTGACCGCTGGGTATTTTAACATGATTGAGGCGTCGCGCATTCAAAACGATGTGACCAAAAGCATTCAGACGGTCCTGCACAGCCTACAGGAGAAAAAGTTGTACATTCCGGCTGGGCAGGCGTTTGGCTCCGCCTTTCTATCTCAGTTCGGACCTGATATTCCGGTGACGATCAAGCCAGTCGGAACGATCAAATCCGAAATCGGCTGGGAGACGCGGGATCAGGGAATCAATCAGACGGTGCACATCTTGTATCTGGATATCAATGTGCATACGTCTGTCATCATTCCGTTCTCAACCACGCCATCCGACGTGCGGACGAAAGTGCCGATCGCCTACGTGTTTCTGGTGGGCGAGGTACCGCAGATGGTTTTCAATGCGAAAGGGGAAACGATCGGCCAGACGACCTCCAGCCAAGGGATGCCGATGCCTTCCATTCAACTGCCCAAGCTGAATGATGACGACGAGGAGGAATAG
- a CDS encoding HD domain-containing protein — MDREAIIAAAEQFVQQELGSDSSGHDYWHIFRVWQTAKKIGQVEGADLFIVELAALLHDLADEKLNESEAAGLAKVRGWLEAQDVAVEEVDHVMEIISTMSFKGGNKPGMRTLEGAVVQDADRLDALGAVGIARTFAYSGAKGQLPHDPQLKPRTDMTAQEYRQGKSTAINHFYEKLLKLKELMNTAYGRQMAEGRHRVMEAFLEQFYAEWEGQR, encoded by the coding sequence ATGGACAGGGAAGCAATAATCGCAGCAGCGGAACAATTTGTACAACAGGAATTGGGCTCGGACAGCTCCGGTCATGACTACTGGCACATCTTTCGCGTCTGGCAGACAGCGAAGAAGATCGGGCAGGTAGAAGGAGCAGACCTCTTCATCGTCGAACTGGCTGCGCTGTTGCATGATCTGGCCGATGAGAAGCTTAACGAGAGCGAGGCGGCCGGGCTCGCCAAGGTGCGCGGTTGGCTGGAAGCGCAGGACGTGGCAGTAGAAGAGGTAGATCATGTGATGGAGATCATCTCGACGATGTCTTTTAAAGGTGGGAACAAGCCGGGCATGCGGACGCTGGAAGGGGCGGTGGTGCAGGATGCGGACCGCCTCGATGCGCTGGGTGCGGTCGGAATCGCCCGCACGTTTGCCTATTCGGGGGCAAAAGGGCAGTTGCCCCATGATCCGCAGCTCAAGCCGCGCACCGACATGACGGCGCAGGAATATCGCCAAGGCAAGTCTACCGCGATCAACCATTTCTATGAAAAGCTGCTAAAGTTAAAAGAGTTGATGAACACCGCTTATGGTCGTCAGATGGCCGAGGGGCGGCATCGGGTGATGGAAGCGTTTTTGGAACAGTTTTACGCGGAATGGGAGGGGCAGCGGTGA
- a CDS encoding NifU family protein, protein MEDLRARVQEALDKVRPGLQADGGDAELVEVADGIAKIRMTGACGGCPMSTMTLKMGIERTIRATVPEITEVVAV, encoded by the coding sequence ATGGAAGATCTTCGCGCACGCGTTCAAGAAGCGCTTGACAAAGTCCGCCCGGGTCTGCAAGCAGACGGCGGCGACGCAGAATTGGTAGAAGTTGCTGATGGGATCGCAAAAATTCGTATGACCGGCGCTTGCGGCGGTTGCCCGATGTCCACGATGACCCTGAAAATGGGAATCGAGCGTACGATCCGCGCAACTGTACCGGAAATCACAGAAGTAGTCGCAGTCTAA
- the trxA gene encoding thioredoxin, with the protein MASDAILTITDANFAETIKNSETPILVDFWATWCGPCRMLAPVLEDVSTETAGKLSIGKLNIDENQATTQQFGVMSIPTMLVFKGGEVVKTIVGYKSKNDLLNELESVI; encoded by the coding sequence ATGGCATCTGACGCAATCTTGACCATCACCGATGCGAATTTTGCAGAAACGATCAAGAACTCGGAGACTCCGATCTTGGTTGATTTCTGGGCAACTTGGTGCGGCCCGTGCCGCATGCTCGCTCCGGTACTTGAAGATGTATCAACAGAAACAGCTGGCAAGCTGTCGATCGGTAAGCTGAACATCGACGAAAACCAAGCGACCACCCAACAATTTGGCGTTATGTCCATCCCGACGATGCTCGTCTTCAAAGGCGGCGAAGTCGTGAAGACGATCGTGGGCTACAAGTCCAAAAACGACCTGCTTAACGAGCTGGAATCTGTAATTTAA
- a CDS encoding glutamate-1-semialdehyde 2,1-aminomutase — translation MAKLNHSNSERYYEEAQQAIVGGVNSPSRSFKAVGGGAPVFMEKGEGAYLYDVDGNRYIDYLAAYGPLIHGHGNKHVAEAISRAAHTGVLYGTPTTLEIDLAKMLKEAIPSMEKVRFVNSGTEAVMTCIRVARAYTGRTKIMKFAGCYHGHSDLVLVAAGSGPSTLGIPDSAGIPQSIAEDVITVPFNDLKAYEAALEKWGDQVAAVLVEPIVGNFGIVAPESGFLQGVNELTHQHGALVIYDEVITAFRFMYGGAQNLLGVTPDMTALGKIIGGGLPIGAYGGRVDIMEQVAPLGPAYQAGTMAGNPASIAAGIACLEELQKPGTYDRMSDLGRLLASGLMQSARKYGHKVTVNRVGGAFAMYFTDQEVKNYDDAKQADGEKFARFFHLLLEEGILLAPSKYEAWFISTAHTPEDIASTLLGADRAFSKL, via the coding sequence ATGGCAAAACTCAACCATTCCAACTCGGAACGATATTATGAAGAAGCACAACAAGCGATCGTCGGCGGCGTCAACTCTCCTTCCCGCTCGTTCAAAGCGGTCGGCGGCGGTGCCCCTGTCTTCATGGAAAAAGGGGAAGGTGCTTATCTGTATGATGTGGACGGCAACCGATACATAGACTATCTCGCAGCGTATGGTCCGCTGATCCACGGCCACGGCAACAAGCATGTGGCCGAAGCGATTTCGCGCGCCGCCCACACGGGCGTGCTGTACGGGACACCGACGACGCTGGAGATCGATTTGGCGAAAATGCTGAAAGAAGCGATTCCTTCCATGGAAAAAGTCCGCTTCGTCAACTCCGGCACCGAAGCGGTGATGACCTGTATCCGCGTAGCTCGAGCCTACACAGGGCGCACCAAGATCATGAAATTTGCAGGTTGCTACCACGGCCACTCCGACCTCGTGCTGGTCGCAGCTGGCTCCGGCCCTTCGACGCTCGGCATTCCCGATTCGGCAGGGATTCCGCAGTCGATCGCAGAGGACGTGATCACCGTACCGTTTAACGATCTCAAAGCATATGAAGCAGCGCTGGAAAAATGGGGCGATCAGGTGGCCGCTGTGCTGGTCGAGCCGATCGTCGGCAATTTTGGCATCGTGGCGCCAGAGTCCGGTTTTCTGCAAGGCGTTAACGAATTGACACATCAACATGGCGCGCTGGTGATCTATGACGAAGTGATCACAGCGTTCCGCTTCATGTATGGTGGTGCACAAAATTTGCTCGGCGTGACGCCCGACATGACGGCGCTTGGCAAGATCATCGGCGGCGGTCTGCCGATCGGTGCGTACGGTGGCCGCGTAGACATCATGGAGCAGGTCGCTCCTTTAGGACCTGCCTATCAGGCTGGCACGATGGCGGGCAACCCCGCGTCGATCGCGGCAGGGATCGCCTGTTTGGAAGAATTGCAAAAACCAGGCACGTATGACCGCATGAGCGACCTCGGTCGTCTGCTGGCAAGCGGTTTGATGCAGTCGGCGCGCAAATATGGGCACAAAGTCACAGTCAACCGCGTTGGCGGAGCGTTTGCGATGTACTTTACCGACCAAGAAGTGAAAAACTATGACGATGCGAAACAGGCAGACGGTGAAAAATTTGCCCGCTTCTTCCACCTTTTATTGGAAGAAGGTATCCTGCTTGCACCTTCAAAATACGAGGCTTGGTTCATCTCCACAGCCCACACACCAGAAGACATCGCCTCCACCTTGCTCGGAGCTGATCGCGCTTTCTCCAAACTCTAA
- the selA gene encoding L-seryl-tRNA(Sec) selenium transferase, translating into MEKRGTELLRGLPAVHRLLDHPHCRQLAATHGQKLLSAAAGEVIGEVRARILQGETVVETDLDLLADRVAERVQRQFEMNYRAVVNATGVVLHTNLGRAPLAEVAVAAIERTARGYNNVELNLQTGERGSRYEHVEQLICELTGAEAALVVNNNAAAVLLVLTELAKGKSVIISRGQMVEIGGSFRVSEVMKASGAHLVEVGTTNKTHEYDYERAIDDDTALILRVHTSNFRLVGFTHQPELSDLVALAHARNVPVYEDLGSGTLFDLRAHGIGDEPTVRETVRAGVDVCSFSGDKLLGATQAGIIVGKQEYIKRIKKNQLTRALRVDKLTLAALEATLRLYLDEDRAKRDIPTLWMMLRTEESMSPEAERLRAGLAAVFGDQAEVAVEPGLSQVGGGSLPTEELPTWHVTVRSRQFSLNRLEQALRQVTLPVLTTMRKEAIHFDVRTIFPREIDQVVASVRDAFARLG; encoded by the coding sequence TTGGAAAAGCGAGGCACGGAGCTTCTGCGCGGCTTGCCCGCCGTGCATCGGCTGCTCGACCATCCGCACTGCCGTCAACTGGCCGCAACGCACGGACAAAAGCTATTGTCTGCGGCGGCAGGTGAGGTGATCGGCGAAGTGCGCGCCCGAATTTTGCAAGGGGAGACGGTTGTTGAGACCGATCTGGACCTGCTGGCTGATCGGGTGGCAGAACGTGTGCAACGGCAGTTTGAAATGAACTATCGGGCGGTGGTCAACGCAACCGGAGTGGTCCTGCACACCAATTTGGGACGAGCACCGCTGGCCGAAGTTGCGGTGGCCGCGATTGAACGCACCGCAAGAGGGTATAACAATGTGGAGTTGAATCTGCAAACTGGCGAACGTGGCTCCCGCTATGAACATGTGGAACAACTGATCTGTGAGCTAACAGGTGCGGAAGCGGCGCTTGTCGTCAACAACAACGCAGCGGCCGTCCTGCTTGTGCTGACCGAACTCGCCAAAGGAAAAAGCGTGATCATCTCGCGCGGGCAAATGGTCGAAATCGGCGGTTCCTTCCGCGTTTCGGAAGTGATGAAAGCAAGCGGTGCCCACCTTGTCGAAGTCGGTACCACCAACAAGACGCACGAGTATGATTACGAGCGGGCGATCGACGACGATACCGCGCTGATCTTGCGCGTGCACACTAGTAACTTCCGACTGGTCGGTTTCACCCATCAACCGGAGCTGTCCGATTTGGTGGCGCTGGCTCACGCGCGCAATGTTCCGGTCTATGAAGACTTGGGCTCCGGCACGCTGTTCGACCTGCGGGCCCACGGCATCGGCGACGAACCGACTGTGCGCGAAACGGTGCGAGCGGGCGTGGACGTCTGCTCTTTTTCCGGGGATAAACTGCTCGGTGCGACACAGGCCGGAATTATTGTCGGCAAGCAGGAATACATAAAACGAATCAAGAAAAACCAATTGACCCGCGCTCTACGCGTGGACAAGTTAACGCTAGCCGCTCTGGAAGCGACGTTACGCCTGTACCTCGATGAAGATCGGGCCAAGCGCGACATTCCGACCTTGTGGATGATGCTGCGCACCGAGGAGTCGATGAGTCCAGAGGCGGAACGTCTGCGGGCAGGTCTAGCGGCTGTGTTTGGCGATCAGGCTGAAGTGGCTGTCGAACCTGGCTTGTCACAGGTAGGTGGAGGCTCTCTGCCGACAGAAGAACTGCCCACGTGGCATGTGACGGTGCGCTCCCGCCAGTTTTCGCTCAATCGATTGGAGCAAGCGCTTCGTCAGGTTACACTTCCAGTGCTGACGACTATGCGAAAGGAGGCGATCCATTTCGATGTCCGAACGATCTTCCCACGAGAAATCGACCAAGTTGTCGCAAGCGTCCGTGACGCCTTCGCAAGGCTCGGGTGA